In Asterias amurensis chromosome 4, ASM3211899v1, one genomic interval encodes:
- the LOC139935931 gene encoding protein diaphanous homolog 2-like: MDKKDMSKRSSFFGGIRISAKPSKKAESSAKRDQRVQTRPSVEDEEALQEFERIQQQLTDQEVDAAFERMLEDMGLTGNKAAPLRSRDMTTKREMVLQYMKRTGSSAGRKTVQKPGDYILELKNCGPTDCERLLSTLSSLKVSLGSNTISWVQQFGDRGLEEILKILDEFSTREDQRSVDIRHECIKCLKAFMNNKYGIQMVFSKEGALSTVAGTLDPHHEQIMMETVRLLAAVCLYPGGHEKVLAALTDVAEFRSRPRFAPIIEALKQEENPTLQTVCMQLVNAVIITPREPEELDFRLHLRNEFLRTGMLDLLPELRDNKISELETQMTVFDEHREDDYDEFCHRFEGLKVEIDDEESAYQLLHQLVSDTPAEPFFLSILQHLLLIREDSAIRPQYYKLIEECISQVVLHRGGFDPDFRHTQKFEIDVDPLIEGLKEKAFYETLETKAHKLEKELEQELTARQESEAKLSQAHKKNEEYEKKIAELETKLASGVIVPASSVPPGGIPQAPPLPGGGGPPPPPPPPFPGGAPPPPPPPPGMGGGPPPPPPPPPGMGGPPPPPPPPGMGGPPPPPGMGPPGPPPPPGGVPMFGGKGPATPSPIAALPHGMRAKKKYSQQTPLKRANWNKIQPRTLNKDSFWVNVDEEKIEDETVLTELASIFASKAAAKKLGGEDDGDGKKLSAKKKTKAFKVLDAKTGQNLAILLGSLRVPHVDMKRWILEIDENRLNEGMIQSLLNNLPEPEQINSVFALKEEYDDMAEAEQFCVIIGSIKRLIPRLQSMSFKMKFQECINDIKPVVVMGTKACEEVRDSKKFKRLLEILLLFGNYMNAGSRNAQSLGFDLNYLTKLRGTKSIDNKINFLNFLAETIETKYPEVAEFVEEIGHVEKAARVSVDTISTNIRNMQKQIKQLESDIKSFVPSKEGNDRFKEVMGEFVVTAKEQCETLESMFTKMTDIYQYLGEFYCFDIKKRPFEDFFGDLKIFLDEYKQSAKENQKRRDAEEKARKNREAKLKAEEEKMAKKKKKDQLAGMKLDDDQSGVMDNLLEALQSGTAFTRGDKGGRKRTPRPAGAERRKQLERTRSRVGRPPSLTTSEIAIDDEEPTAQNVKNAVPNNRNRQRKPKKAWGDGKEGEDLMERLKNL, encoded by the exons GGAAGAAAAACAGTACAGAAACCAGGGGACTACATCTTAGAGTTGAAGAACTGCGGACCCACCGACTGTGAGAGACTTCTGTCTACCCTAAGCTCCCTGAAAGTTTCTCTGGGTAGTAACACCATAAGCTGGGTGCAGCAATTTGGAGATAGGGGCTTGGAGGAAATACTGAAGATACTGGATGaattttctacaag GGAAGACCAAAGAAGTGTAGACATCAGACATGAGTGCATCAAATGCCTGAAAGCATTCATGAACAACAAGTATGGTATCCAAATGGTGTTTTCAAAAGAGGGTGCTCTAAGCACTGTGGCAGGAACACTAGACCCTCATCATGAGCAGATCATGATGGAAACGGTGCGACTGCTTGCTGCTGTGTGCCTGTATCCCGGTGG ACATGAGAAAGTGCTTGCAGCTTTAACAGATGTGGCAGAGTTTAGAAGCCGGCCAAGATTTGCACCGATCATTGAAGCACTTAAACAAGAGGAAAATCCAACATTGCAG ACTGTATGCATGCAGTTAGTGAATGCTGTTATCATCACACCACGGGAACCAGAGGAACTAGACTTCAGGTTACATCTACGCAATGAGTTTCTTAGAACAGGAATGTTGGACCTACTTCCA GAATTACGAGACAATAAGATAAGTGAGCTGGAAACACAGATGACAGTTTTTGATGAACATCGAGAGGACGATTATGATGAATTCTGCCATCGCTTTGAAGGTCTCAAAGTGGAAATAGA CGATGAGGAGTCAGCATACCAGCTGCTTCATCAACTCGTAAGTGACACTCCGGCCGAGCCATTCTTCCTGTCAATCCTTCAACATCTTCTCTTGATCAGAGAGGATAGTGCCATCAG ACCCCAGTACTACAAACTAATAGAAGAGTGCATATCTCAGGTTGTTCTCCATCGAGGAGGCTTTGATCCAGACTTCAGACATACACAGAAATTTGAAATAGATGTGGATCCTCTCATAG AGGGTCTTAAGGAAAAGGCATTTTATGAAACATTAGAAACGAAGGCACATAAGTTAGAAAAAGAG TTGGAGCAAGAATTAACAGCACGGCAGGAGTCAGAAGCTAAACTCTCCCAGGCGCACAAGAAGAATGAAGAGTATGAGAAGAAAATAGCAGAACTTGAAACAAAG CTTGCATCAGGTGTGATTGTTCCTGCCTCATCAGTTCCTCCAGGTGGAATACCTCAAGCACCTCCACTTCCAGGAGGAGGGGGTCCACCTCCTCCTCCACCCCCTCCATTCCCAGGCGGTGCTcctccacccccacccccacctccTGGGATGGGTGGCGGACCAcctccacccccacccccaccccctggAATGGGAGGTCCACCACCACCCCCGCCACCACCTGGTATGGGTGGGCCACCACCACCACCCGGTATGGGACCACCTGGTCCCCCACCACCACCAGGTGGAGTGCCTATGTTTGGTGGAAAGGGACCAGCTACACCCTCACCTATAGCAGCTCTTCCTCATGGGATGAGGGCAAAGAAGAAATACAGTCAGCAAACACCATTAAAGAGGGCCAATTGGAACAAG atTCAGcctaggacactcaacaaagaTTCCTTCTGGGTAAATGTCGATGAAGAGAAGATTGAAGATGAAACTGTACTTACGGAACTGGCTTCAATTTTCGCGTCCAAAGCAG CTGCCAAAAAGCTTGGTGGTGAAGATGATGGTGATGGCAAGAAACTATCTGCTAAGAAAAAGACTAAGGCTTTCAAAGTCTTAGACGCCAAGACGGGACAGAACTTGG CTATTCTACTAGGTTCCTTGAGAGTTCCCCATGTGGATATGAAACGTTGGATCCTTGAGATTGATGAGAATCGTCTGAATGAGGGTATGATCCAATCACTGCTAAACAATCTCCCTGAACCTGAACAGATCAACAGTGTCTTTGCACTCAAAGAGGAGTATGATGACATGGCAGAAGCTGAACAGTTCTGTGTTATT ATTGGATCTATCAAACGTCTTATACCCAGACTTCAGTCTATGAGTTTTAAAATGAAGTTTCAGGAATGTATTAACGACATCAAACCA GTTGTTGTAATGGGTACCAAAGCATGTGAGGAAGTACGTGACAGTAAGAAGTTCAAGAGGTTACTGGAGATACTACTACTGTTTGGTAACTACATGAATGCTGGATCCAGGAATGCACAGTCTTTGGGATTTGACCTCAATTACTTAACAAAA CTTCGTGGGACAAAATCAATAGACAACAAAATCAACTTCTTGAATTTCTTGGCGGAAACTATTGAAACAAAATATCCAGAAGTAGCAGAGTTTGTTGAGGAGATTGGTCATGTGGAGAAGGCGGCCAGAG TCTCTGTAGATACGATCAGCACTAACATACGCAACATGCAGAAGCAGATTAAACAGCTGGAGAGTGACATCAAATCATTTGTACCAAGCAAAGAAGGCAACGATAGGTTCAAAGAAGTCATGGGA GAGTTTGTGGTCACAGCAAAAGAGCAATGTGAGACCCTGGAGAGTATGTTCACCAAGATGACAGATATATACCAGTATCTTGGAGAGTTCTACTGCTTTGACATTAAGAAGAGACCATTTGAGGATTTCTTTGGAGATCTGAAGATATTCTTGGATGAATACAAG CAATCAGCCAAAGAAAACCAAAAGAGACGTGACGCAGAGGAAAAAGCTAGAAAAAACAGGGAGGCTAAGCTGAAAGCAGAGGAGGAGAAGATGgctaagaagaagaagaaggatcAACTGGCAGGCATGAAATTAG ATGATGACCAGTCTGGTGTGATGGATAACCTCTTGGAAGCTCTACAGAGTGGTACAGCTTTCACAAGAGGTGATAaaggaggaaggaagagaacaCCAAGACCTGCAGGAG ctgaaagaagaaaacaactaGAAAGAACAAGATCAAGAGTTGGTCGTCCCCCCTCATTGACAACATCAGAGATTGCAATTGATGATGAAGAGCCGACTGCACAGAATGTCAAGAATGCTGTACCCAACAACAGAAATCGACAGCGGAAGCCAAAGAAGGCATGGGGAGACGGCAAAGAAGGAGAGGATTTAATGGAAAGATTGAAAAATTTATAG